Proteins from one Impatiens glandulifera chromosome 2, dImpGla2.1, whole genome shotgun sequence genomic window:
- the LOC124926558 gene encoding origin of replication complex subunit 2, which translates to MEADYDVSEEEEFAFSRNYFLAKELASSGKKSGHKLTDINLVDEQVLRDAASNLETKHDKEIASLMNRYKDLYSQWSFQLRCGFGLLMYGFGSKRTLLEDFASTSLTEYTVVVINGYLQSINLKQAVVSIAEVLSDDLKSRRKTSLGKSPKLQQPFNTRSIDDLISFLDGPHEDGNESLVCILIHNIDGPGLRDSETQQYLARLASCSHIRIVASIDHVNTHLLWDKKMVHTQFNWYWHHVPTYLPYKIEGMFYPLILAHGGTTQRIKTASIVLQSLTPNAQNVFKVLAEYQLANPDLEGMPVNNLYNVCRERFLVSSQITLNSHLTEFKDHELVKTKKNPEGQDCLYVPLATDALERVVTEICQ; encoded by the exons atgGAGGCTGATTATGATGtttctgaagaagaagaattcgCTTTCTCCAGGAACTACTTTCTGGCAAAGGAACTCGCCAGTTCAGGTAAGAAATCCGGTCATAAACTTACCGACATCAATCTCGTTGACGAACAG GTTTTAAGAGATGCGGCATCAAATCTCGAGACTAAACACGACAAAGAAATCGCATCTTTGATGAATCGATACAAGGATCTCTACTCACAGTGGTCCTTTCAGCTTAG GTGTGGATTCGGTCTTTTGATGTATGGATTTGGATCTAAAAGAACTTTACTCGAGGATTTCGCATCAACGTCATTGACTGAATACACCGTAGTTGTAATAAACGGTTATCTTCAATCAATTAACCTTAAACAG gCAGTTGTTTCTATTGCTGAAGTTCTATCAGATGATTTGAAATCAAGGCGGAAAACTTCCTTAGGGAAATCGCCTAAACTTCAACAACCATTTAATACCAGGTCCATAGATGATCTCATTTCCTTTCTCGATGGACCTCACGAGGATGGAAATGAATCGCTTGTTTGTATTCTCATCCATAATATTGATGGTCCGGGACTTAGGGACTCTGAAACCCAACAATATCTTGCAAGATTAGCTTCTTGTTCTCATATACGTATAGTTGCCTCTATCGATCATGTGAATACACATCTTT tGTGGGATAAGAAGATGGTGCATACACAATTCAATTGGTATTGGCATCACGTCCCAACATATTTGCCATACAAGATTGAAGGAATGTTCTACCCTTTGATACTCGCACATGGTGGAACCACACAAAGGATCAAGACAGCCTCCATAGTTTTGCAGAGCTTGACACCTAATGCTCAGAATGTTTTCAAGGTTCTTGCTGAATACCAACTTGCTAATCCCGATCTAGAAG GAATGCCGGTAAATAACCTCTACAATGTATGTCGAGAGCGGTTTCTGGTGAGCAGCCAGATAACATTGAATTCACATTTGACAGAGTTCAAGGATCACGAGCTTGTAAAGACGAAGAAAAACCCTGAAGGACAagattgtctttatgtccctcTTGCAACTGATGCCCTTGAAAGGGTTGTGACTGAAATTTGtcaatga